A stretch of DNA from Methanolinea mesophila:
GAACGCCCCGTTGTCGAGGCAGAATATGGTCAGATTCCGCGGTTTTTTGGTAGCGATCACCGGAAGTATTCCGGTCCCGAGGAGACTCCCGTCTCCGTCAATCACCCACACGTCCCGCGCGGTTCCCTGTGAGAGCCCGAGGCCGATGGGGGATGCCTGGGTATAACTCCCCAGCATGTAAAAATTCAGCGGGCGGTCCAGGGCTGCATAAAGCTCTTTACCAGGGACCCCGATGTTCGAGACCACCGCCTGCTGGTCGAGGTGACCTGCGATGACCCGGATCGCGTCGTACCGGGTCATGGACGGGTTCTCTACCCGGCGTCGGAACACGATCGAGGTCTCCCTACTGCGGGAGATCGTTTCGCACCCTGTCCGGCAGGTGTGATCTCCCTTCCAGGCCCCGGGGAGAATAAGGGCGACGTGGGGCGTGGCACATTCAAAGGCGCGCTCTATAAGATCCCCAATCTTCGGCATTTCCCCATGGGTCCTGATTATCGTGTAGGGAATACCGGCCGATTTGAGTATCTCCGGGAGCGCACGATTGAACGGCACCTGGGCAGGGATAACCTCGTCCTGGACCCCCCGCCAGCTCGCCAGGATCGGCAGGGGAAGTGTGTAGGTGCAGGTAAGAGAGAGAAGTGCATTGAGCGAATTCCCAAGCCCGGAGCTCTGGATGACCATCGCAGGCTTCATCCCGGCAAGGTACGCCCCCGCGGAGACGCCTATCCCGTCTTCCTCCCTGGTCAGCCCTACATGATTGAACGCTTCGGGAATCATGAAACAGAGATCCTTTGCCTTATCGCAGGGTATGGAGGATACGAGATCTATCCCGTGCTCTTTCAGTATCGAGATGACAACGTCCTCATACATGGTGCTTCACCCAGTCCAGGAGCTCGCGGGTGCCGTCATCGACCCTGGATCCCGCGGGTACCGTGAGGGCCGCAGAGACGGGTAGTAACGTGTAGTCTTCGCGCACTCTCCGGTACCCCCCGCCGGTAATATTCAGCAGGACTGTCCCGTTTCTTTCTAGTTCCCCTGCTTCACACGCGGACACGAGGGACGCTGTACAGACCGATGCCGCCGGATCGAGGTCGATCCCCTCGGTGTCCGCGAACAGTTTCTCCGCGGCACGGGCCTCATCGTTGGACACCGCATACATCTCTCCCCGGGTATCAGAAAGCGCGTCGAAGACACCCCCCCTGATGGAGAAGGGCGGTTCCCGGTTGGTGAGGACATCGGAATACACCTCCCCGATCGCATGCTTTGCATCCGGCATGTCCTTCTCGGGGACGAGGTACCTCCTTCGTTCATTCCAGGCGGAGACCATGGGTATGAAAGGGAGGTTCTGGCAGAGACGGAGCGAGGGAAGGACAGGCCCGAACCGGCCGTCGCCTTTAAGCCGAAGCGCAGCCTCCCAGGCCGAGATCCCCCCTGTCCCGCTCCCCACCGCCTGGAAATAATAATCCGGCATCCTCCCGATGGTGACCGCGGCATCGAGCATCACCGTTCCCATCCCGTCCCTGCGGGCCACGTTCTTCGCACCGCCTTCGGCGAGGAACCCGGGGAGCGTGCATACTTCCCGGCTGAACGCTATCGCATCGGTATAATCACCCCGGACCGCGATGACAAATGCCTGCCGGGCCGGGGCGGTAGTCCAGAGACGGGAGAGCGCGGTCTCGGGCACTACCACCACCACCGGCGTGCCCGTAACGGCGGATACCTGGAGAAACGCCCGGGCGGTATTCCCTGCGGATGCGATGACCAGCACTCCGGGCCTTCGTTCCCTCTGGCGGATGACCGTGGGGATCGCTTCCAGCTCCTTGAATGAGCAGGTGGTGATCGCCGCACCCCGTTCCGGCCAGTAGCCGTTGAAATCTATGAAAAGATTATCGATATGCAGCTCCCTCGCGAGCCCCTCGCTCCGGTAGCAGACGGGGCCTGCATCCAGGGGGAGCGTATGGCCTATGGGGAGCCAGTCGCAGAACCGGAAGATCCCCGGGGATTCGCGGAGCTGCAACTGGCGGCTCGAATACTCGGTCCGCAGGAGCGACACATGCCCATCCGGGCAATCGAGGGTATAGCGATCCCTCACCACCTCGCCGCCTTCGAGACACCGCAGGCGATATTTTTCGACCGTCACATATCCTCCAGTTTTCCAGTGACCTGGAATTCTCCCTCCAGGATAAGGGTCTTTAAGTATTCACATAACCTCAATGCCCGCGCCCGGTCGGACTGGCGGAGCGTAACGGGCACGGTGCGGTGCCCGACATTCAAGTTACCGAGCTCGCCGTGGAAGGCCCCTCCGGGGCAGACCCCGACACAGGTCCCGCAATTCACGCAGAGCCCGGGGTCTATCCCGGTCCCCGGTAGTATCGCGCCCGTCGGACAGTATCCCGCTGCTTCGCAGGTTTCGCACCGGATGCAGGAACCCTCGGTATAGGTAACGGTCAGGTCGGTCCCGTTCCAGACCTCCCCGTAGTGGGATGCCGCAACAGGGACCCGGTTGTTGATGTCCGAGACGGGAAGCGGAATCTCTTCGTTCGTCACCCGTAACCGTGTGAGGATTGCATCGTCCAGGACCGGGATTGGGATCGCCACCGAGGAGGTACATTCGGGCCCGGAGGAAGTGACGAACCCGCCCATCATCTCCGGGATCATCCGGTGCATCTCGCAGAACGCGGCGATATTCGGTTTATCCCTGCTGCTCCGCGTTCCCTGGCCCATGATATACCCGGCTCCCCCGTTTAGAAGGATACGGGTCCCCACCCCTATCGTCGAGAGATTGGGGTCGTTTTGCAGCGGGTTGATATCTCCGCAGCCACTGACGGAGATCTCCCCGGAAGGCCCCGAAAGCCCCCGTACGGAGAAGATGGTGTTTACCACCCCGGGACGCGGGTTCAGGTACGCCCCGTAATTTTTAAAGGCACTGCGGGTGGTGATGATCCGGGCGGAGCCCATCTCCCTGAGGGTTATCGACCGGGAAAACCTCTTCCCCCCGGCCTCGATCTCCACATCGACCAGGGACCCCGCGACGAGGTCGCGGAAGAGGTGGCCCCCCCCGTAGGAATTATCGGCCCGGGAGGTGCCGTATATCACAAGGTCCACAGAACCGAGCCGTTCGTTCGGGCATGGCCCGGGTATTGCGGGCACCCCGTTCAGCCATGCCCTCTCGGCCCGGTCGAAAGAACCGGGTCCGGAGACCGGCACGTGGAGCACCGCGATGGTCCCGGACATTACCCCGAACGTCCCCGTGGTAACCACGTCGACATCCTTCGCGGAGATTCGCTCACCTCTCCCTGTAAGATCCTTCAGTTCGGCCGCGGTGTATACAACCGCGTCTCCCCGTGTGATCCTGTCATTAATCTCCTCAATGGTCTTTTTCACGGGAATTCCACCTAATCTATCCTGATGTCCTCCACCCGCACGTGAAGCCCCGAGGATTTCCCGAGCACCATCATGACCACTCCGGTATGGGCACGCTGCATCATACAGAAGGAAGGGAGAAAAAACTGCCGGAGCCCGAAGCCGGGGGGGTTTTTCACCACCCGGGCGATCCCTTCGAACCCGACCACGTGGTACGCCTGGATATCCTTGACCTGTGCATCCCTGGCCCGCTGCGGACCGACCGTATGGCAGGAGAGCACCCCGGTGACGGGGTTGGCATCGATCACCGACAGCACGTGCTGGATGGGACAGCCCGCGCCCATCGGCCTCCCGAGTACGATATCCCCGCTTCTGATGTCCCAGCGTTCGACGAGATCAGGGCGGAACGGGTGGATAATCTTCCGGGCCGAGGGCTCGCCCGGGAGCGG
This window harbors:
- the comE gene encoding sulfopyruvate decarboxylase subunit beta yields the protein MYEDVVISILKEHGIDLVSSIPCDKAKDLCFMIPEAFNHVGLTREEDGIGVSAGAYLAGMKPAMVIQSSGLGNSLNALLSLTCTYTLPLPILASWRGVQDEVIPAQVPFNRALPEILKSAGIPYTIIRTHGEMPKIGDLIERAFECATPHVALILPGAWKGDHTCRTGCETISRSRETSIVFRRRVENPSMTRYDAIRVIAGHLDQQAVVSNIGVPGKELYAALDRPLNFYMLGSYTQASPIGLGLSQGTARDVWVIDGDGSLLGTGILPVIATKKPRNLTIFCLDNGAFGSTGNQLTPAYRSADLELIALGAGFTRTWKVEDRESLDSAIAELNDGPNFVHVLLEPGNATVDNIPLTPAQIRDRFMTSL
- a CDS encoding cysteate synthase translates to MTVEKYRLRCLEGGEVVRDRYTLDCPDGHVSLLRTEYSSRQLQLRESPGIFRFCDWLPIGHTLPLDAGPVCYRSEGLARELHIDNLFIDFNGYWPERGAAITTCSFKELEAIPTVIRQRERRPGVLVIASAGNTARAFLQVSAVTGTPVVVVVPETALSRLWTTAPARQAFVIAVRGDYTDAIAFSREVCTLPGFLAEGGAKNVARRDGMGTVMLDAAVTIGRMPDYYFQAVGSGTGGISAWEAALRLKGDGRFGPVLPSLRLCQNLPFIPMVSAWNERRRYLVPEKDMPDAKHAIGEVYSDVLTNREPPFSIRGGVFDALSDTRGEMYAVSNDEARAAEKLFADTEGIDLDPAASVCTASLVSACEAGELERNGTVLLNITGGGYRRVREDYTLLPVSAALTVPAGSRVDDGTRELLDWVKHHV
- a CDS encoding methanogenesis marker 16 metalloprotein; its protein translation is MKKTIEEINDRITRGDAVVYTAAELKDLTGRGERISAKDVDVVTTGTFGVMSGTIAVLHVPVSGPGSFDRAERAWLNGVPAIPGPCPNERLGSVDLVIYGTSRADNSYGGGHLFRDLVAGSLVDVEIEAGGKRFSRSITLREMGSARIITTRSAFKNYGAYLNPRPGVVNTIFSVRGLSGPSGEISVSGCGDINPLQNDPNLSTIGVGTRILLNGGAGYIMGQGTRSSRDKPNIAAFCEMHRMIPEMMGGFVTSSGPECTSSVAIPIPVLDDAILTRLRVTNEEIPLPVSDINNRVPVAASHYGEVWNGTDLTVTYTEGSCIRCETCEAAGYCPTGAILPGTGIDPGLCVNCGTCVGVCPGGAFHGELGNLNVGHRTVPVTLRQSDRARALRLCEYLKTLILEGEFQVTGKLEDM
- a CDS encoding (Fe-S)-binding protein, which encodes MPTTCSAGTDTRSWQPPGKNCGACGARSCEEFMALVSCGEKDYPECPFFESRAPDLHIPITSPKGTDICGREYDFVLIPLPGEPSARKIIHPFRPDLVERWDIRSGDIVLGRPMGAGCPIQHVLSVIDANPVTGVLSCHTVGPQRARDAQVKDIQAYHVVGFEGIARVVKNPPGFGLRQFFLPSFCMMQRAHTGVVMMVLGKSSGLHVRVEDIRID